In Thunnus thynnus chromosome 20, fThuThy2.1, whole genome shotgun sequence, a single window of DNA contains:
- the cntd1 gene encoding cyclin N-terminal domain-containing protein 1: MAKRFFCSPRQSTNIKFWEASYDLLSDFLTNLDNRNKENLSSLSKCSGDFKEKKLMEFTFLITKELSLDPLVGYHAIELLQRFMVKHLTDLFTTPIPQGAAAEEPRSYDDAVFDKLKEKFPLIVFSCVQLASKLSLHSHMINNNTAVRFLHSIGHSVSKQTVMESELMVLKGLGFRLNATNPLMYVEILLEVLGHNDPSVPVEHLYHLCHHVLQFISLRRTAIYDSLLMITTQCLSPPREQREKFVTVTEDCMLLGVGVIAVATFILYVRKWEQVVRELSHITGISRRSISDLAHVTLMHIVGTSCPLTST, encoded by the exons ATGGcgaaaagatttttttgttctCCACGCCAAAGTACAAATATCAAGTTTTGGGAAGCCTCTTATGACCTGCTTTCAGATTTTCTCACTAATCTTGACAatagaaacaaagaaaatctcAGCAGTTTATCAAAATGTAGCGGAGACTTCAAAGAGAAAAAACTAATGG AGTTCACCTTCCTTATAACTAAAGAACTGAGCCTCGATCCACTGGTTGGGTACCATGCTATTGAATTACTTCAAAG GTTCATGGTCAAGCACCTTACAGATTTGTTCACCACACCCATACCTCAAGGTGCAGCTGCTGAGGAACCAAGAAGTTATGACGATGCTGTTTTTGACAAGCTCAAGGAGAAATTCCCCCTCATCGTCTTTTCCTGCGTCCAACTTGCAAGCAAACTGTCTCTGCACAGTCAT ATGATCAACAACAATACAGCTGTGCGCTTTCTGCATTCGATCGGCCACAGTGTTTCCAAGCAGACTGTCATGGAATCAGAGCTGATGGTCTTGAAAGGGCTTGGATTCAGACTTAATGCTACTAACCCTCTTATGTATGTGGAAATACTTCTGGAGGTGCTTG GACACAATGATCCGTCTGTCCCTGTGGAACACCTGTATCACCTGTGCCATCATGTTCTCCAGTTCATCAGCCTGCGGAGGACTGCTATTTATGACTCCTTGTTAATGATTACAACTCAGTGTCTCAGCCCACCCAGGGAACAGAG agagaagtttGTGACAGTGACTGAAGACTGCATGCTTCTTGGTGTCGGTGTCATCGCAGTGGCTACCTTCATCCTCTATGTCAGGAAATGGGAACAG GTAGTGAGAGAACTGAGCCACATCACAGGAATCTCAAGGAGGAGCATCAGCGATTTGGCTCATGTGACATTGATGCACATTGTTGGAACCAGTTGCCCTCTAACATCAACTTGA
- the coa3a gene encoding cytochrome c oxidase assembly factor 3 homolog, mitochondrial, whose translation MADKTPKESDAPFATRIDPIKEGLSKEQMYYIRQVELEQWKKKTQKLRTRNVVTGLAIGALVLGIYGYTFYSVSQERIMDEMDEEAKRARMQGPKTGAN comes from the exons ATGGCTGACAAGACGCCGAAGGAGTCCGATGCTCCCTTTGCGACTAGGATAGACCCGATTAAAGAGGGTCTTTCTAAAGAGCAGATGTACTACATAAGACAGGTGGAGCTTGAGCAgtggaagaagaaaacacagaagcTGAGGACACGAAACGTCGTGACAGGACTCGCCATCGGAGCGCTTGTTCTGGGAATTT ATGGCTACACATTTTACTCAGTCTCCCAGGAGCGGATCATGGATGAAATGGACGAAGAAGCCAAGCGTGCAAGAATGCAGGGACCTAAGACTGGTGCCAACTGA